The Glycine soja cultivar W05 chromosome 15, ASM419377v2, whole genome shotgun sequence region GAAAGGTCACTAATGACCATAAACTATTTGGAGTttgatatttcttttgttttctctgtACTGTCTCTCATTGACCGTGCAGTAGATTGGAAGTTGTCTTACAATTAATCTTCAAATGTCTTGGTGGGTTCCTGAAGGTTGATAGAATGATAGATGAATAATGGTTTTATTGTAGTGAACAGAAATAGACTCAATGGTTTTAGTTCTGGTGTTATTAGTCTGAAATTTCAGGGAGCTAAGCAAGTTCTTGTTAAACTTGGGCACAAAGGATCTGCCCAAAAACCAATTCAGCAGCCTGCCATACTTTCTAAAACAGTTGTTGATACAACTGATGCTGGTGATACTTTTACTGCTGCTTTTACTGTGGCATTGGTTGAGGGCAAGTCCAAAAAGGAATGCCTCGGATTTGTTATTGTTGAATgcaattctttttttctctttggaaaAACATGCCTAACTATTATGTTCTGCAACAGCTGCTGCAGCTTGTCTTTGTGTTCAAGTGAAGGGAGCCTCTCCCTGCATGCCTGATAGGAAATCTGTTTTGGATCTTCTTAATTGTCAATGATAATACTTGCAAAAGGTCAATTTTCAGTGAAACACTTTTTCCTTTGTTTCAATTGTTTGGATTTATTCTCCTGTTCTTGCTTAGTgaagaaaaatcatatttagACTTCTAGAGAAAGTGCCTGGTGTCAGTATCATCATTTGCTATTCAATTGTTGTTTTTCTTGCTATTCAGAATCACTTTTCTGATGCCCCTGACTACAATTGAATGGCCCTTGTCACTACATTTTCCTGCATGATTCTCAACTTCATGATTATTTTACATGTGTccattcattaaaattttcttgATCCTGGTTTGTGAACatatttgtttcaaaatgcaaaaTTAGCGGTTAGTACTTCAATAGGAGAATATGTTAGTTAACTTTCTTATTATTAATTGTCTTACACAGGAGATACGAACCAGTGAAGATTTTGGATCACACATCTTGTTTCAATGACTGATAATGTTCCCACTTTTGGATGTCAGAGGTCACAATTCGGACTATCAGGTGTAAGGCAGAGGGAAAGACCCTTGAAATGGCAGCAAGGAAagttaaaatccttttacagAGTATTTGTACATGATGGATTCTTCATCATAATAGTTTGTTGTCATTGTAATAAGATTAGGCCAAACACTTACCCTTTGGCAATggaaggaaaatgaaaagagaaaaaagaaaagaaaaatgttttacatGACCTTGTTTGGTTTAAGAGAAAATGCtacaaaacaaaatatgaagTCATTAAGAACCTGACATGTGGCAAGAGGTGTCCTGTCAGCAACCACTATAAATACAAGAATATCAGCAACTAACTATGCTCATCTTTAGCTCATACACAGATCAATACTAAGAAACttctctctaaaattctctctctctttgcaCACTCTCTTTGATTCTCTCTGAATTTAGAACCTTCAACACCTTGTGACGAAGATCATAATAATATCTATCCTGACATATGACTTTATTCATTCTGGAACTTTATTGAAAAACATTATGCCTAAAGATAATTGATTGCTCAATTGCACTATACATAGATTTCAGAGTTAAAAACTGattattttcacaaaattgacttttctttttcatccttCGAGGATGATTCTGACAATAGCAGAAAAATTGATTATTGCCTCACGGATATTGATTATTTCAAGCCTAAAAATCTGAAAGGAAACaacaaattaatgataaaacaaCCTCACAACATCTCTGGTGAAACTCAAGCCAATTTCTTTATGGAGGGATGACAGTGGCCAAGAGGTGTAACAAATTCTCGAGAGTGGACATAATGATTCTATTTTCCAGCCATTACCACAATGCTTGGCAAGGGAGATGGAGATCAATTCAGAAGACAACAAAATCTTTTCCCAACTTATTGACATGTATTGAACTATCagtcaaaaagaaagagtttaaTAGTTACTATTGTGAGTGTAAAACAGTTTTACactattaaacaataaaaaagcatcgttgatatgatttttgaagtaattattGTAATTGAATACTATAAGTGCatagtctaatttctcaaaaagAAATTGATGTATTTCTATTTTACATGGGAGACATGAATAAATATTAACCACAAAGTGTTAATAGGTAACTGTGCATATCTCGTTTGGTCAGGGGTGCAGCTGAGTTTCTTATCTCGTCAAGTCCAAGAAGCAAATATCTATTTAGAAGATGACCAATGATACGTATTGATGAAATCCATAGGAAAATTAATGAGACTGAAAGTAATTTGTAATAAATCTCAATAGGGCCACTTTCATGAAAAAGAGATAACAAAAGTTTGTTGGACTTCCACTCCTCGTGAGGGAAACAAGGCACACTGTGCACAAGGTGTGAGAGCTTGTACTGACTGACAAATAATCCATGGCTTGTCTTTGGATATCATGTATCTCATCTCTCCCAATTCAGGCAATGTTCAAAATGGAGTCTATTCACTTACTGTACTCTTATCAGGATCAATAATCTTCTATGATCATATCATCATATTATCAATTAACTTGAACCTCAATTTTCATAAGTTGTAAAAGCAAAAGCATATTCGTTCTGAAAAGGCAATTATGCTCTCTAACCTGGGTTGAGCATATGTTTGAGTCAAGTGTACAGTATATTCATTAAGCATGATGTAGCACCATCAGATTCGAGTGAGATTATGCAACACTgtcttttttcttatatatataagtgggttttcatatattttaagtttttgtgtcTTTTCATAAAACATTCTTTAATTTCCGCCGTTGCTCAATTCTCTATTAAACTACATGTAACTAAGTCATATTTTACAAAACGAGCAATATCATTTTAACAATTCTCACAAAACCTATCTTTATAAAGATACAGATAGAAAGAGAAGTGTAATACCTAATTTTACAAGAATAAGTGTATCCTACTCAGTAGTATTAGTGGACTAAAAGTTCGATTATCAAACCCTAAAGATCAATTATATTCTTAAAtagtcaaaattattaaataagcaatgaagataattaaaaaaaagatttaagtatttttatgattttttgttttaaaaaaaacaagtaaacaATAACAAAAGAGAGATTTAAGTAATAGTAAAACAACCAAGGATTATGATTCACAAATACTAATTGTGAAACCCTCTACTCTCACAAAAAtcgaataaaagaaaataaaatcatgcgaattttttttttaaaatgcattgACTTTAAATTGATTTCAATAGATAAAGGATTCACATTCACTTAATGAAAACATAGTAGAAATTGTTCGAATAAAAACAACAATGTTATCTCAGCTtaaaacaaggtcgtccatactgaatgaataataataaaaaaactaaaacaaaaaacataacaCAACTATATCGTTTACTGAAAATATAGCATGCGAAGTAAAAtcctatgccccaatgtcacacttATCAGAGCATGTCTCTATCACAGACTAAGTCTCTTCAGCTCTAACATGGAATTCATCATGTGATGGCTCACCTGAACAAATGGCAATtagcccaaacacaaacacacaccgggaatgagttatcacattcatgtataataaaatatgagagcatgtaaaacatataatacttaaagctaaatttatataattaacatcACTTCACAAAAACACACACATTATGCACATCCATTCAAGTTCATCCACtccaaaaaataacatcaaaccacaattgttaactcaatgaaagtcaaacacatgcgttatgcaacaaatactcTAGACttaagcctacatgcaatgtggtatcatttttcagtgaaaaatctcgtcgggcgcctaggattACATGACAGGCCATGCTTCACAAtgggtaagtcaggtcactttcactaagtgaaatcatagAGAGACCAGTGagggtcacgctgttttgcgagaatgctctaaccatgtgggatcgacacaggcttaaaggagcactcaaaccggatgacccccaaggcctacactccgaagagtctgtcagggcctctccctcctgattcaggtccaacccaaaaaaaaaacatttgaacacACAAACTCTACCTATGAATTATGCAatgcacacaactactcaattattttcaaaatctcaattgtatgtatgtatgtatgtatatatatatatatatatatatattaaaatatattttaactcagTGTGCCtcaagtgattaaactcgtcggattcccacagtggatcccatcacaactcatcgcgcattaacttgtcgcccttaaagggtctcaCAGCTGTGTGATTACATAATTCATGGCTCACAACTCAAAACATAGAACATCTCAACAATTATGTAATTCACAATCCATTACGTACTTAATGATTACCACTTACACACAATCTCAAccataatttcataataaaataattaatcgcATCTCATGCATCCTACACATATAATTCAATAGTAACATTTACTtgacacaacaaaaatatagattaaattgaatatattaatttaacaaaataaataaataaaaaaactacaacaattaatttgagatgtagcaaaaataattatgattaagcAATAATTTTACGaaagtatttaatttattattatacatatataactaaaaaaataaaataaaataataatttcacaaaatatttaatttatttctccaaagcagtaaaataataatttcacaacaacatttaatttattatatatatatatatatatatatatatatatgtataacatGAAAAGTAAAAAGCATGTGTATCCGTTGCTGCACTTACTAGAATAATATCTTTAATGAATAatatcttaaatatatatattattgcaaAGGAATATATAGCTGCTCAAAATCCGTTTCTCAAATCAAGGTGAAGAAAATTAGTAATGTGCATATTCTCCGCACTTTAAAAGGAACGTTTAATACTGGagtttatttatcaatttaatatgCAGAAACAATAACATATCAAGCATATTTGATGCACTTTAACGTATCaaagttttcattttaattgctgCAGTTTTGTTATACTATTAAAACAAGCAATTATGTCATTAGTAATAATGCATATTGCACAAAATAagtgtaatttaaaaaatatatttattttcaattaaagagAACctctataataattaatttaatatatagcaaaaataattatttttaagaaataattttacaccgtatttaattgattattatacatatataacatatataaatgaaaagaaataaaaataatttcacagcaatatttaatttatttctgcaaaacaataaaataataatttcataacaatatttaatttattatatatatatatatatatatatatatatatacatatataaaacgAACGTGTATGTAGATACCAAGCATGGAATTGCAACTTTAACAAAAGGGAATATACATATTGCATTGTGTAGTGTAGGTGGAAATTGCAGtttcaacaaaagaaatatatgcAAAGACACAATACGCgttattcataaatttttattacaaacAAAAAGGAATATAATTATTTGGGTCAAATTTCTTCATTCAAATGATAACAATTCACtgacacattaaaaaaaaaagtaattcacaagcacaaaacaacaaatattATACGCGTTAGTTAATATACAAAAAGAATCCAGTAATAACAATTgccacttaaaaaaaaaacttgatataCACTAACACAAATATCATATCAGTATACACTTAGCAGGATCATAGAATTTCATGATAGAAGATATTACACTCAATTTAGCGTAAGAATTATTCAATTTGAAAGAATCATGaattaacattttataaaaacaacccaaaatacCCTAAAATTGATCCTCTAGAGATCCCTATACATATTCCTTCTAATCTCCAAGCATGAGtgactcatctcttacctcgaTGTAGTCGCTCAAACATTTTCCGTTAGCAATTGTGGTGTTTCTGatgctctctagagctcctcctccggttgctctgttagggttcttgtgcgtcagaagaagaaaaaagaacataAGTGTTTTGTAAAAGTTGCTTTAGGTTAACATTTGGTTTATATAGTGGAAATTTAAgacctaattatttttttcttatttacttatttatttattaatttcttatttatttattaaaagttacggCGGTTACAATTCCATCCCTCTTAAAAAAAGTTTTGCCCCCGAAACTTACCGGTATCGAATAAGGTAGGATATGCATCACACATCTGACCCTCTAGTTCCCAGGTGGCATCCTCGCCCGAAGCACTTCCCCATACTACTTTGACCAAGGGAATCTCTTTCCCCCTTAGCTGCTTAACCATACGATCATCGATCCTTAGTGGTTGTGTTTCAAATGTCAAGTTCTCTTTCACTTGGACATTGTCCAACTCGATCACGTGCGACGGATCATGGACATATTTTCTGAGCTGAGAGATATGGAAGACACTATGGAGATTTGAGAGAGATGGCGGCAAAGCCACCTGATACGCAACTGGGTCGACACGCTTTAGGAATTCAAAGGGACCAATGAACCTAGGTGTGAGCTTATGGGACTTCAACGCCCTGCCAACCCCAGTCCATGGAGTGACTCttaagaatacatgatcacctaCAACAAACTCAAGGTCCTTTCTTCTCCTATCATAGTAGCTCCTTTTCCTACTTTGGGCTGCTCTCATCCTTTCTTGGATCAACTTGACCTTTTCAGTGGTCTGTTGAACCACCTCGGGTTCTAAGGTAATGCTCTCACCGGGATCTACCCAACATAGAGGTGTCCTACATCTTCTACCATACAATGCCTCGTAGGGTGCCATACCTATACTAGAGTGAAAACTATTGTTGTATGTAAATTCTATCAAGGGTAAGAAACTATCCCAACTACCCCTCTACTCTAACACACAGGCTCTCAAGAGGTCCTCTAAGAATTGGATGGTGCGCTCGGTTTGACCGTCAGTCTGTGGGTGGTAAGCAGAACTCAACCTAAGCTTGGTCCCCAAGGCTTTATGAAGactctcccaaaatctagagaTAAATCTGGGATCTCTATCAGAGACTATGCTAGAAGGAACACCGTGTAGTCTAACTATCTCACTGACGTACAAGCTAGTCAACCTCTCTAAAGAATATCTGATGTTAATTGGGATGAAGTGGGCAGATTTCATCAACCTATCTTCAATAACCCAAATGGAATCTAAACCTTTAGGGGTCCTAGGTAACCCCACCACGAAATCCATGGAGATGCTATCCCACTTCCACTCAGGTATCTCTAAAGGTCGCAACTTCCCTGAAGGCTTTTGGTGTTCTATCTTAGCTTTCTGACACACTAGGCACCCAAGGACAAACTCATTAACTTCTCTCTTCATACCCggccaccaaaacatcttccTAAGGTCATGATACATCTTAGTCGCTCCCGAGTGGATACTTAGACTACTTCTATGACCATCTTCCAAGATCGTTCTCCTAAGCTTGGGTACACTAGGAACACACACCTTATCCTGAAATCTCAAGACTCCATCAGTTCCCACTCTAAAACTATTCTCTCTCCCTGCGACTATGGACTCTAACTGAGCTGACAAGAATGGGTTCGACTTCTGACCCTCGCGGATCTCGCTCAAGAGTTCGCTGGTGACTTTCAACATACCCATCTTAATGCTACTAGAGGTGATCTCACATGCCAAACTCATGTCTCTAAACTACTCTAAGAGGTCCAACTCTCTAACCATCAAAGCAGACATTTGAAGGGATTTCCTACTTAAGGCTTCAACTACTACATTGGCTTTACCTGGGTgatagctaagctcaaaatcgtaatccttaaggaactctaaccatctcctcTGCCTCATGTTAAGCTCTTTTTGATCAAACAAATATCTACGGATCTTATGGTCACTAAACACCTCAAATTTAGATCCATAAAGGTAATGCCTCCAAAGCTTAAGAGCAAATACTACGGCTACTAACTCAAGATCGTGTGTGGGATAATTCCTTTCATGTATCTTAAGCTGTCAagaagcataggccactacCTGTCCCCATTGCATAAGCAATCCACCCAAACCCATCTTGGACGCATCACAGTACACCACAAAAGGTTCACTCGGGTCAGGTAACACTAAAACTGGTGTAGTGGTCAACCTTTCCTTAAGGGTACGAAAACTACTCTCACACTGGGCATCCCACACAAAAACTTGACCCTTACGAATAAGCTTAGTCAAAGGTAAGGCTAGCTTAGAAAAACCCTCTATGAATCTACGGTAGTATCCTGCTAAGCCAAGAAAAGTCCTAATCTCAAACACTGACTTAGGACTCTCCCAACTCATCACCGCCTCTACCTTGGAATGATCTACTGCTATCCCTACCTTGGATATAACATGCCCTAAGAAGCTCACCTCCTCTAGCCAAAAATCAAacttggacaacttagcataCAGTCTATTGTCTTTGAGGGTTTGCAACACAACTCTCAGATGCTCCTCATGTTCCTCTCTAGTCTTAGAGTACACCAAGATATCATCTATGAAGACCACTACAAAACTATCTAGGTAGGGATGAAAGATCCTATTCATATAATCCATGAAACACCAGGGGCGTTGGTCAcaccaaaaggcataaccaagtACTCACAATGACCGTAACAGGTCCTAAAGGCAGTCTTCAGAACATCTTCAGGCTTCACTCTAATCTGGTGGAAACCTGACCTAAGATCTATCTTACTGAATACACAAGCCCCCACTAATGATCCATCAGGTAATCTATCCTAGGCAAAGGGTACATATTCTTAATCGTTACCTTATTCAACTAACGATAATCTACACATAACCTCATAGTCCCATCCTTCTTCTTAACTGACAACACTGGCACACCCCAGGGTGATACACTAGGCCTCACAAACTATTTCTCTAAGAGTtcctctaactgtttcttaagctcaCTCAACTCTACAGGGGACATCCTATAAGGTgctatggatatgggtccagTACCGGGCACTAGGTCTATTGAGAACTCGAcctctctctcaggtggtaatCCTGACACTTCCTCAAACACCTCTAGAAACTCTCTCACCAATGGTATATCACTCACAGGGGTTTTGGTCTCAACACTCACACTAGCTAAGATCATGTATACCTGTGCATCCTCCCTTAAAGATGCATCAACTTGGTTAGCAGACAAAAACATATCACCTTCACTCACACCAAACTcaggaaagaaaacaaatttctcaaaacaatttaataagacatgattggaagataaccaatccataccaagaataacatcaatctgaCTCAAAGGTAAAACTACTAAGTCAATAAGAAATTGTCTATCAGAAATTAAGATAGGACATTACAAACACACATCAGAAGTTAAAACAGACCCACTAGCAGGTGTATTCACAATCAAGTCAAATTTCAAGGAAGACACAGGCAAGGCAAGCTTTTCAACACAGAcacaagaaataaacaaatgggTCGCACCTGAATCATAAAATACATCCAAGGGAACTTGACTTATGAAACACATACCTTGAATGAGATCATCAGACTGTGCGACATCAGCACCACTAAGAGCAAACACTCTCCCTGTGGTCCTTGGTCGTCCGTTCTGGTTATTCAGacttccactcatcttctccctcCTCGGATGTGGGCAACTGGTACTGAGGTGGCCCTTACCTCGATAGTTGAAAAAATTCATGTCACTATCTGGGCACTCACAAGCAAAATGACCCATCCTACCACACTTAGCACACCGGGTTGGCGTAGCAGGTGTAGCAGGAGTACCACCACCACCTCTACCAACAGGCTAAGACACTCTGCTAACTGGCTGAGAACTCCCACCAGCTAGGTGATGTCCTCCACTAGTCCTATGTCCCCCAGAATGGTTATCATATTTCCCAGGAGGGGCAGAATATGGCTTAGCACGACTGTGAGTCACaggcttcttctctttctcatgACTAGCATTGGCATTCCTGTAAAAAGCAGTCTTCTCTTGTTGATCTTCATCAAAGATTCTACACATGTTGGTCAACTGTGCAAAGTTGTGAATACCGTGATAATTTACCATCAACTTTACTTCTGGTCGGAGGTCATTGACAAATTTCATGCATTTGGACCTCTCCCCAGCTTCCCCCTGATAATGAGGAAAATACCTTACAAGGTTCTCAAACTTCACTGCATACTCTGCCACCATCATACTCCCTTGTTTTAGCTCAAGGAACTCCATCTTCTTCCTATTCTTCACATCTTCTGGAAAATACTTCTCCAGAAAAGTCTGTCTGAAGGTCCCCCATGGGACAACAGCACCACCTGCTCCCTCCAAACGTGGGCGAGTGTTCTCCCACCAATACTCTGCCTCATCTGCTAGCATGTGAGCAGCAAACAACACCTTCTGATGGTCCTGACACTCTGTCACCCGGAAGATCTTCTCAATCTCCCTCAGGATCATAACCCCCTTTGAAGGTAGATGAGTTGTTCCTCTAAAAGCGATCTAAATCATGGTACATAGTTACTCCTCCAACGCCTCCCTGATTGGCCATAACTTGCGCCAAGTTGTTCAAGGCCTTGGTAAGGAGTTGTTCTCGCTCATTTCTCCCAACCATTACTTCCTATGTCACGCAAGCAACAAAACTTtgaaaagagaaatatatatatatatatatatatatatatatatatatatatatatatatatatatatatatatatatatatatatatatacacacacacacacacacacacacacacacaccaacaCAATAGAGTACACTtctaatcaaacaaaacaaacacaacgcATCAGAGTA contains the following coding sequences:
- the LOC114386209 gene encoding uncharacterized protein LOC114386209; translation: MILREIEKIFRVTECQDHQKVLFAAHMLADEAEYWWENTRPRLEGAGGAVVPWGTFRQTFLEKYFPEDVKNRKKMEFLELKQGSMMVAEYAVKFENLVRYFPHYQGEAGERSKCMKFVNDLRPEVKLMVNYHGIHNFAQLTNMCRIFDEDQQEKTAFYRNANASHEKEKKPVTHSRAKPYSAPPGKYDNHSGGHRTSGGHHLAGGSSQPVSRVS
- the LOC114386208 gene encoding uncharacterized protein LOC114386208, producing the protein MAPYEALYGRRCRTPLCWVDPGESITLEPEVVQQTTEKVKLIQERMRAAQSRKRSYYDRRRKDLEFVVGDHVFLRVTPWTGVGRALKSHKLTPRFIGPFEFLKRVDPVAYQVALPPSLSNLHSVFHISQLRKYVHDPSHVIELDNVQVKENLTFETQPLRIDDRMVKQLRGKEIPLVKVVWGSASGEDATWELEGQMCDAYPTLFDTGEPSHDEFHVRAEET